One region of SAR324 cluster bacterium genomic DNA includes:
- a CDS encoding ATP-binding cassette domain-containing protein → MQPENILEIHNLSKYFPVEKGLFKKVVGFVRAVDNITVSIKSGEVLGIVGESGSGKTTLGKCILKATEITNGKILFREDAGNITDISTLNKKELRRLRKELNMIFQDPFSSLSPRMTVNQIISEPLVMHQYMKTEIQDRVKYLIQKVGLQISHLNRYPNSFSGGQRQRIGIARALATNPRLIVADEPVSALDVSIQAQILNLLQELKEELNLTYLFISHNLSVIEHISDRVIVMYVGRVVESGSTVQIYSRPQHPYTRALLSALPPPNPGSNFQPEILPGEVANPANPPSGCHFHPRCSQATEFCSMNKPELRDLGNNHYSACFFSEELS, encoded by the coding sequence AAGAAAGTTGTCGGCTTTGTTCGAGCTGTAGATAATATCACCGTCTCCATAAAAAGTGGTGAAGTCCTTGGAATAGTTGGTGAATCTGGCTCAGGTAAAACAACTCTCGGAAAATGTATTTTAAAAGCCACTGAAATTACGAATGGTAAAATCCTCTTTCGTGAAGATGCAGGGAATATTACTGATATATCAACCTTAAATAAAAAGGAATTGAGAAGATTACGCAAAGAATTAAACATGATCTTTCAAGATCCTTTCTCTTCATTATCACCTCGTATGACAGTGAATCAAATAATTTCTGAACCACTTGTTATGCATCAATACATGAAAACAGAAATTCAAGATAGAGTAAAATACCTTATTCAAAAAGTTGGATTACAAATTTCTCACTTGAACCGGTATCCTAATTCTTTTAGTGGAGGTCAACGACAAAGGATTGGAATTGCCCGTGCTTTAGCAACTAATCCTAGACTAATTGTTGCTGATGAACCAGTATCTGCCTTAGATGTCTCTATCCAAGCTCAGATTCTGAATCTTTTGCAGGAATTAAAAGAGGAATTGAACTTAACTTATCTTTTCATTTCTCACAATTTAAGTGTTATTGAGCATATATCAGATCGGGTAATTGTTATGTATGTTGGTAGGGTTGTCGAGTCAGGTTCTACAGTTCAAATCTACTCTAGGCCACAACACCCCTATACCAGGGCACTTCTCTCTGCCTTACCACCGCCGAACCCTGGCTCAAACTTCCAACCTGAAATTCTACCCGGTGAAGTTGCCAATCCTGCTAATCCTCCATCTGGTTGCCATTTTCATCCTCGTTGTAGTCAGGCTACCGAATTTTGTTCCATGAATAAACCAGAACTTAGAGATCTTGGAAATAATCATTACTCGGCTTGTTTCTTTTCTGAAGAGTTAAGTTAG